GTCGCGGCAGCTTGGGTCATGGAAAAGTTCGCGGCTCCAGTCTGTGTCCTGATCTCCAAGATAGGAAGCCCGCGCGGTTTGTCTGCCCCGTCAGGGCCCACTGACACGATTATTTTGTGCGCAAGCCTGCCGCGCGCACCGCCTCGTCGAGAAAATCGGCCACCGCCCGCACCCGTGGCAGGCGCCGCAATTCGGCATGGACGACCAGCCAATAGGCCCGCTGGGGCGCGATTTCGGGCAGGATCCGCACGAGTTGCGGATCATCGCGCGCGGCAAATTCATGCAACAGGCCGATCCCGCCCCCCGCGCGCACCGCAGCCAGTTGCACGGTTGCCGAGGTGCAGCGGAATTGCCCGACAAGGCCCGGCGCCACTTCGTCGAGATAGCGCAGTTCGGGAAAGTCGATCAGGTCGTCGATATAGGAAATCAGCCGGTGCGCGGCCAGGTCGGCGATGGTTTCGGGCTGGCCATGCTCGGCCAGATAGCCCGGCGAGGCATAGAAGCCGACGGTGAACTGCCCGAGCATCCGCGCATAGAGCCGCCCGCGCGGGGGCCGCTTGAGGGTCACGGCCAGATCGGCCTCGCGCTGCGAAAGGCTGACCGTGCGGCTTTCGGGCGCGAGCTCCAGTTCGATGCGCGGGTGGCGGGCCATGAAGGCACCGATGCGCGGGGCCAGCAGATAGGTGCCAAACGCGGCAGGCGTCGCCACGCGCACGGTGCCGGTCAGGGCATTGTCGACCCCGCCGAGCGCGCTGTCGGCGGCCTGGGTCTCGGCCTCGATCCGTTCGGCATGGAGCAGGAGCGCGCGCCCCGCCTCGGTCAGCCGCGCCCCGCTGGGCGAGCGGTCGACCAGCCTTGCCCCGAGCCCCTGTTCGAGCCCGTCGATCCGGCGCGAGACTGTCGAATGATCGAGCCCGAGCGCGCGCGCCGCTCCCGTCAACCGGCCATGGCGCGCCACTTCGAGGAATATCCGCAAATCGTCCCAATGCCTGATCCGCATGTTTCCCCGAGCCCCGCCCGTTGTGCAAATTCGCACAGCCTGTTTGGCGAAATTGCCGCTATCATGATATTTGCGCACGATCTAGGCCATGGCCAACCGCCCCGTTCGTACCGGAGAGTTCCCATGCGCCAGATCGACCATTTCCTGAACGGCCAGACCGTTCCCGCCACTTCGGGCCGCACCAGCCCGGTCTACGATCCCTGCACCGGCGCAATCCAGGCGCAAGTGGGGCTGGCCAGCCTCGACGACATCGAGCAGGCTGTCGCCCTCGCGCAGGCCGCCCAGCCCGCCTGGGCCGCGCTCAACCCGCAGCGCCGCGCACGCGTCATGTTCGAGTTCAAGCGCCTGATCGAACGCGACATGGACAAGCTGGCCTTCGTCCTCTCGGCCGAACACGGCAAGGTCATCGCCGACAGCAAGGGCGACATCCAGCGCGGCCTCGAAGTGATCGAGTTCGTCTGCGGCGTGCCCCATCTCCAGAAGGGCGACTATACCGAGGGCGCCGGACCGGGGATCGACGTCTATTCGATGCGCCAACCGCTCGGCGTGGTGGCCGGGATCACCCCGTTCAACTTCCCTGCGATGATCCCGCTGTGGATGGCCGGGCCCGCGCTGGCCACCGGCAATGCCTTCATCCTCAAGCCCTCGGAACGCGATCCCTCGGTGCCCAACATGCTGGCAGAGCTGTTCCTGGAAGCAGGTGGTCCGCTCGGCGTGTTCAATGTCGTCCATGGCGACAAGGTCGCCGTCGATGCGCTGCTCGACCATCCCGCGATCAAGGCGGTCAGCTTTGTCGGTTCGTCCGACATCGCCAACTATGTTTACCAGCGCGGCGCGGCGGCGGGCAAGCGCATGCAGTGCATGGGCGGGGCCAAGAACCACGGCATCGTCCTGCCCGACGCCGATTTCGATCAGGTGGTCAGCGATATTCTGGGCGCGGCCTATGGCTCGGCGGGCGAACGCTGCATGGCGCTCCCGGTCGTCGTGCCGGTCGGCGAAAAGACCGCCGATGAGCTGCGCGAACGCCTGATCAGGGGGATCGCCGGGCTCAAGGTCGGCGTGTCGACCGACCCGCAGGCGCATTATGGCCCCGTCGTCTCGGCCCAGCACAAGGCGCGCATCGAAGCCTATATCCAGATGGGTGTCGACGAAGGCGCGGACCTCGTCCTCGACGGGCGCGGGTTCACCCTGCCCGGCCACGAGGAAGGGTTCTTCCTTGCCCCCACGTTCTTCGACCGCGTGACCCCGGCGATGAAGACCTATCAGGATGAAATCTTCGGCCCGGTCCTCCAGATGGTCCGCGCGGCCAGTGTCGAGGAGGCCATCGCGCTGGCCAGTGACCATCCCTATGGCAACGGCGTGGCGATGTTCACCCGCAACGGCGCCGCCGCCCGTGCCTTTGCCGCGCAAGTGCAGGTGGGCATGGTCGGCATCAACGTGCCGATCCCGGTTCCGGTCGCCTATCACAGCTTCGGCGGATGGAAGCGCTCGGGCTTTGGCGATCTCAACCAGTATGGCATGGACGGCATCCGCTTCTTCACCCGAACCAAGACGGTCACCCAGCGCTGGCCCGATACGGCAGACGGCGTGATCGACCAGAGCTTCGTGATCCCCACGATGCGCTGAGGGCTCCCCGGCCATGATCTGCAAGAGGCG
The genomic region above belongs to Novosphingobium sp. IK01 and contains:
- a CDS encoding LysR family transcriptional regulator, translating into MRIRHWDDLRIFLEVARHGRLTGAARALGLDHSTVSRRIDGLEQGLGARLVDRSPSGARLTEAGRALLLHAERIEAETQAADSALGGVDNALTGTVRVATPAAFGTYLLAPRIGAFMARHPRIELELAPESRTVSLSQREADLAVTLKRPPRGRLYARMLGQFTVGFYASPGYLAEHGQPETIADLAAHRLISYIDDLIDFPELRYLDEVAPGLVGQFRCTSATVQLAAVRAGGGIGLLHEFAARDDPQLVRILPEIAPQRAYWLVVHAELRRLPRVRAVADFLDEAVRAAGLRTK
- a CDS encoding CoA-acylating methylmalonate-semialdehyde dehydrogenase, with protein sequence MRQIDHFLNGQTVPATSGRTSPVYDPCTGAIQAQVGLASLDDIEQAVALAQAAQPAWAALNPQRRARVMFEFKRLIERDMDKLAFVLSAEHGKVIADSKGDIQRGLEVIEFVCGVPHLQKGDYTEGAGPGIDVYSMRQPLGVVAGITPFNFPAMIPLWMAGPALATGNAFILKPSERDPSVPNMLAELFLEAGGPLGVFNVVHGDKVAVDALLDHPAIKAVSFVGSSDIANYVYQRGAAAGKRMQCMGGAKNHGIVLPDADFDQVVSDILGAAYGSAGERCMALPVVVPVGEKTADELRERLIRGIAGLKVGVSTDPQAHYGPVVSAQHKARIEAYIQMGVDEGADLVLDGRGFTLPGHEEGFFLAPTFFDRVTPAMKTYQDEIFGPVLQMVRAASVEEAIALASDHPYGNGVAMFTRNGAAARAFAAQVQVGMVGINVPIPVPVAYHSFGGWKRSGFGDLNQYGMDGIRFFTRTKTVTQRWPDTADGVIDQSFVIPTMR